The following proteins are encoded in a genomic region of Vibrio tasmaniensis:
- a CDS encoding ABC transporter ATP-binding protein produces the protein MKDVPALDIKDLHKTFGQNEVLKGISLSAHKGDVVSIIGSSGSGKSTFLRCINLLETPTAGEIWVNGELIQMKNNRQGVSVPANEKQVQRIRSRLAMVFQGFNLWSHLTVLENVIEAPVHVLGVPKAQAIENAELLLKKVGLYERKDYYPGHLSGGQQQRAAIARALAVDPEVMLFDEPTSALDPELVGEVLGVMRDLAEEGRTMLVVTHEMAFARDVSNHVMFLHQGLVEEQGDPAKLFTEPESERLQQFISSIY, from the coding sequence ATGAAAGATGTACCAGCGCTGGACATAAAGGATTTACACAAAACGTTTGGTCAAAATGAAGTTTTAAAGGGAATTTCACTTTCTGCGCATAAAGGCGATGTAGTATCGATTATCGGATCTTCAGGATCGGGTAAAAGTACTTTCCTTAGATGTATCAACCTTTTAGAGACACCTACCGCTGGCGAGATTTGGGTTAATGGCGAATTAATTCAAATGAAAAACAACCGCCAAGGTGTTTCTGTTCCTGCCAATGAAAAACAAGTACAGCGAATCCGTTCTCGCTTGGCGATGGTTTTTCAGGGTTTCAACTTGTGGTCTCACCTGACCGTTCTCGAAAATGTTATCGAAGCGCCTGTTCACGTCTTAGGTGTACCTAAAGCACAAGCGATTGAAAATGCAGAGTTACTACTGAAGAAAGTAGGCCTGTATGAGCGTAAAGATTACTACCCGGGTCATTTGTCTGGCGGGCAACAACAACGTGCTGCTATTGCGCGAGCACTAGCGGTAGATCCTGAAGTGATGCTTTTTGATGAACCAACGTCGGCACTTGATCCTGAGTTAGTAGGGGAAGTACTTGGTGTAATGCGCGATCTAGCAGAAGAAGGAAGAACCATGCTTGTGGTAACACATGAAATGGCTTTTGCTCGTGACGTATCAAACCATGTGATGTTCTTGCATCAAGGCCTAGTGGAAGAACAGGGCGATCCAGCTAAACTGTTTACGGAGCCTGAATCTGAGCGATTACAACAATTTATCTCATCGATTTACTAA
- a CDS encoding ABC transporter substrate-binding protein has product MKKWLLVAALAATAATGVAQAKEWKTVRFGIEGAYPPFSWTEADGSLKGFDVDMANALCTEMQVKCKIVAQDWDGIIPSLLARKYDAIIAAMSITEERKKKIDFTGKYALIPNKFIAKKGAGLNFDDLSGQKIAVQRATTHDKYLTDNYGDTVEIVRYGSFDEAYLDLANGRVAAVLGDASALEEGVLNKAGGEDYEFVGPSLTDPKWFGEGFGIALRKQDKDLTQQLDAAILSLREKGVYQDIAAKYFNYDVYGK; this is encoded by the coding sequence ATGAAAAAGTGGTTATTAGTCGCGGCACTTGCTGCAACTGCTGCAACGGGCGTAGCTCAAGCAAAAGAATGGAAAACAGTACGTTTCGGTATTGAAGGTGCTTACCCTCCATTTAGCTGGACAGAAGCCGACGGTTCACTGAAAGGCTTCGATGTCGATATGGCTAACGCGCTTTGTACTGAAATGCAGGTGAAGTGTAAGATCGTTGCACAAGATTGGGATGGTATTATCCCTTCTCTACTTGCTCGTAAATATGATGCGATCATTGCGGCAATGTCTATCACGGAAGAGCGTAAGAAAAAGATCGATTTCACAGGGAAATACGCACTTATCCCAAACAAGTTCATCGCTAAAAAAGGTGCAGGCCTTAACTTTGATGATCTAAGTGGTCAAAAAATTGCCGTTCAACGTGCAACAACTCACGACAAGTACCTAACAGACAACTACGGTGACACAGTAGAAATCGTTCGTTACGGTTCATTCGATGAAGCTTACCTTGATCTAGCTAACGGTCGTGTTGCTGCTGTATTGGGTGATGCATCTGCTCTAGAAGAAGGCGTACTAAACAAAGCGGGTGGTGAAGACTACGAGTTTGTTGGTCCATCACTAACGGATCCTAAGTGGTTCGGTGAAGGTTTTGGTATTGCTCTACGTAAGCAAGACAAAGATCTGACTCAGCAATTAGATGCTGCAATCCTTTCACTACGTGAAAAAGGCGTCTACCAAGATATCGCTGCTAAATACTTCAACTACGACGTATACGGTAAGTAA
- a CDS encoding ABC transporter permease, protein MFDLQGYEASILKGAVLTIEVALLSLILAMVLGMLGALAKLAPYRWARAIATLYTTVIRGIPDLVLMMLIFFGGQILLNNSLYSINEWLNEWFTSSDPNHEWTSYLPDYIDVSPFIAGVLTIGFIFGAYMAETFRGAIMAVDSGEMEAAKAYGMGPVLAFRRILLPQMIRHALPGFGNNWLVLLKTTALVSIIGLEDMVRVSALAAGSTKMPFTFYMTVAIIFLFFTSVSTGLLKLVERKFSIHAR, encoded by the coding sequence ATGTTTGATTTACAAGGATATGAAGCGTCGATCCTGAAAGGGGCGGTGCTTACGATCGAAGTTGCCTTACTGTCGCTAATTTTAGCTATGGTTCTTGGTATGCTAGGTGCCTTAGCAAAACTAGCGCCTTACCGCTGGGCTCGTGCTATTGCAACCCTCTACACAACCGTTATTCGAGGCATTCCCGATCTCGTCTTGATGATGCTGATTTTCTTTGGTGGACAAATCCTTTTAAACAACAGTTTGTATTCCATCAATGAGTGGCTCAATGAGTGGTTCACATCAAGTGACCCTAACCACGAATGGACCTCTTACTTACCTGATTATATTGATGTTAGCCCATTTATTGCTGGTGTCTTAACCATTGGCTTCATCTTTGGCGCTTACATGGCCGAAACTTTCCGTGGTGCAATCATGGCGGTTGACAGCGGTGAAATGGAAGCAGCAAAGGCCTATGGCATGGGCCCCGTTTTGGCGTTCCGTCGTATTCTATTACCGCAAATGATTCGTCACGCACTGCCGGGTTTTGGTAACAACTGGCTGGTTTTACTTAAAACTACCGCGCTGGTTTCGATTATTGGCCTAGAAGACATGGTACGTGTTAGCGCATTAGCGGCAGGTTCAACCAAAATGCCATTTACCTTCTATATGACAGTAGCGATTATCTTCTTATTCTTCACCAGTGTTTCGACGGGCTTACTTAAGCTGGTTGAACGTAAATTCAGTATCCACGCGAGGTAG
- a CDS encoding ABC transporter permease gives MDFSLIIESLPIYLDGLWTTAWMVCVALIIGLFVAIPLAISRNSPNMLINAPAWSFIYFFRGTPLLVQLYLIYYGMDQFFPVKDTLWENAWFCALVAFILNTSAYTAEIIRGAINGLPKGEVEAAKAYGMSTPKTYRRIILPSALRRALPAYSNEVIFMLHGSAVAGIVTIMDLTGAARLVNSRYYAPFESFLTAGLFYMALTFIIIAIFKFAEKRFLAYLRPLS, from the coding sequence ATGGACTTTTCATTGATAATTGAAAGCCTGCCGATTTACCTTGATGGTTTATGGACAACGGCTTGGATGGTGTGTGTCGCTTTGATTATTGGCTTATTCGTAGCCATACCATTAGCTATCTCTCGCAATAGCCCGAATATGCTGATTAACGCTCCTGCTTGGTCGTTCATCTATTTCTTCCGTGGTACGCCATTATTGGTGCAGTTGTACCTGATTTACTACGGAATGGACCAATTCTTCCCTGTAAAAGATACACTATGGGAAAATGCATGGTTTTGTGCTTTGGTGGCATTCATCCTTAACACATCGGCATACACAGCTGAAATCATTCGCGGTGCGATTAACGGCTTACCGAAAGGTGAAGTTGAAGCAGCAAAAGCGTACGGCATGAGTACACCCAAGACTTACCGCCGCATCATTTTGCCAAGTGCTCTACGTCGTGCATTACCGGCTTACAGTAACGAAGTTATCTTCATGCTTCACGGCTCAGCCGTTGCAGGTATCGTAACGATTATGGATTTAACGGGTGCAGCACGTTTGGTTAACTCACGTTACTACGCTCCATTCGAGTCTTTCCTAACGGCAGGTCTGTTCTACATGGCACTAACGTTTATCATCATTGCGATTTTTAAATTCGCAGAGAAGCGTTTCCTTGCTTACCTAAGGCCGCTAAGTTAA
- a CDS encoding ImpA family metalloprotease, with translation MKENILSLCLILPSSLLLSACGGSSDSAQAPSKTAVQKALESGDASLVSNANEFIDASQALVTQYKSDYSQIKQSLSKHSDGTPLRNLHWDPTHDAAIILPTYGFNDVILKTNKAMQNGYTDQELAIGIAGYTSSGSRYAALASNPFRTKQGSTDSVNAEMEVWLKNLVGWTSGTNSPKNVVLAQMDQSYYFPDDKATRSWLTSNINPSMVINDDNACDGSKLSQCIEKNNPDLLILSQKLNDGDEINDVMTGLRLAFNKKIPVLYLHLDGGMTDLGNALFAEMHMTYVGDNYWRRLGLSNWDSTQLIDRMPDNIVKQQALLQRLKLDSFTVDLNLCDDKSCPDESNMDEEFYKAANSIRSHLTTLDSKKIDLFASKNYEYEKLLLLLADRYRQDVKYPMGKDVTDRIDFLRSYYSDYATYNTRQHNAAQPSLGNFSTKNFKNVPLITKNITLESKRNFRAAGVYALPGKTIKVTRLDNNKVATSIALNTLRSGATHEFSGKDGYARPKFLTSVTYPVKHGETIYLTSAYGGTLQVHFDTNDIDVELRFENVAQHPVWRSKADNDSFVAQLEEGNFDWAELVTPGFEVHSKLDKMKESIGASDWAQPHDMALATERYVHNLPHALAGFKGPGIDEIAEIHQYGEAKGWEIANIDIVKHMNADQATCGYGCSGNPYDAYWSFHPLGHGDLHELGHGLERGRFRFAGWEGHSTTNYYSYFSKSKYYKDTAKVSSCQSLDFKGQYQLLQQSRTQPDPNAFMAAQNQTGWSWGARVFIQMMMLTEQQGVLNSGWHLLGRLHLIEREFNRLKASDTLWNNGKGSIGFSDYTQQEAEGITNNDWLLIALSYVAERNMTQYLDMWGFSFSDKAKQQVTALSLSNMPLTYFASSNQGYCLDEFAKTPLDVDGTTAWPL, from the coding sequence ATGAAAGAAAACATCTTATCTTTGTGTCTAATTTTGCCGTCGTCTCTACTACTTTCTGCATGTGGTGGTTCTAGTGATTCCGCTCAAGCTCCGAGTAAAACGGCGGTCCAAAAAGCGCTTGAATCTGGAGATGCATCCCTTGTATCTAATGCCAATGAGTTTATTGACGCTAGCCAAGCGCTCGTTACCCAATACAAATCCGATTACAGTCAAATTAAACAGTCTCTGTCTAAACATTCAGACGGTACGCCGCTGCGCAATCTTCATTGGGACCCAACACACGACGCCGCGATAATATTACCCACATACGGCTTCAACGATGTCATTCTAAAAACCAATAAAGCGATGCAGAATGGATATACTGACCAAGAGCTAGCGATTGGTATTGCAGGTTATACATCGAGTGGTAGCCGTTATGCTGCGTTAGCAAGTAACCCATTTCGAACTAAGCAAGGTTCAACGGATTCAGTCAACGCAGAAATGGAAGTGTGGTTGAAAAACTTGGTGGGTTGGACGTCAGGCACAAATTCACCCAAGAATGTTGTCTTAGCTCAGATGGATCAGTCGTATTATTTCCCCGATGACAAAGCAACGCGAAGCTGGCTAACGAGTAACATCAATCCTTCGATGGTTATCAATGATGACAACGCGTGTGACGGCAGCAAATTAAGCCAATGTATTGAAAAGAATAACCCTGATTTATTGATTCTGTCTCAAAAGTTAAATGATGGTGACGAGATTAACGATGTGATGACGGGGTTGCGCTTGGCGTTCAATAAAAAAATCCCCGTGCTGTACTTGCATCTCGATGGCGGTATGACGGACTTAGGCAACGCGCTATTTGCAGAAATGCACATGACGTATGTTGGTGATAACTATTGGCGCAGGCTAGGGCTGTCAAATTGGGATTCAACGCAACTGATTGATCGCATGCCAGATAATATCGTCAAACAACAAGCACTTTTACAGCGCCTGAAACTCGATAGTTTCACTGTTGACTTGAATTTATGTGATGACAAATCTTGCCCAGATGAGTCCAACATGGATGAAGAGTTCTATAAGGCCGCGAACAGTATTCGTTCACACCTAACGACGCTTGATAGCAAAAAAATTGATCTCTTTGCATCCAAGAACTACGAATATGAAAAGCTGTTACTGCTACTTGCTGATCGCTACCGACAAGACGTTAAGTACCCAATGGGTAAAGACGTAACAGATAGAATCGACTTTCTTCGATCGTATTACAGTGATTACGCGACATACAACACTCGACAACATAACGCAGCACAGCCGAGTTTAGGGAACTTCAGCACCAAGAACTTTAAGAATGTCCCTCTCATCACCAAGAATATTACTTTAGAGTCAAAGCGAAACTTCCGTGCAGCGGGTGTATATGCCTTACCGGGTAAGACGATCAAAGTGACGCGTTTAGATAATAATAAAGTGGCAACGTCGATTGCCCTTAATACACTACGTAGCGGCGCGACTCATGAGTTTTCGGGTAAAGATGGCTATGCAAGGCCGAAATTTTTGACCTCGGTAACTTACCCCGTAAAGCATGGAGAAACGATATATCTGACTTCTGCTTATGGTGGGACACTACAAGTTCATTTTGATACCAATGATATAGATGTAGAGCTGCGTTTTGAAAATGTTGCCCAACATCCTGTTTGGCGAAGTAAAGCCGACAATGATAGCTTTGTCGCGCAGCTTGAAGAAGGCAATTTTGATTGGGCTGAATTGGTCACTCCCGGATTTGAAGTTCACTCTAAACTCGACAAGATGAAAGAGTCTATTGGTGCTTCTGATTGGGCTCAGCCGCATGATATGGCGCTCGCTACGGAACGTTACGTACACAACCTTCCCCATGCACTTGCGGGTTTTAAAGGGCCAGGTATTGATGAAATTGCTGAAATTCATCAATACGGAGAGGCAAAGGGTTGGGAAATTGCGAACATTGATATTGTGAAACACATGAACGCCGATCAAGCGACGTGTGGTTATGGCTGTTCAGGGAATCCTTACGATGCTTATTGGTCTTTTCATCCTCTAGGGCATGGTGATTTGCACGAGCTTGGTCATGGACTGGAAAGAGGACGTTTTAGATTCGCTGGATGGGAAGGTCACTCGACAACCAACTACTATTCGTATTTTAGTAAATCAAAGTATTACAAAGATACGGCAAAGGTATCGTCTTGCCAAAGCTTAGACTTTAAAGGGCAGTATCAACTGTTACAGCAGAGCCGAACTCAACCAGATCCAAACGCTTTTATGGCGGCTCAAAATCAAACCGGTTGGAGTTGGGGCGCTCGTGTTTTCATTCAAATGATGATGTTAACGGAGCAGCAAGGTGTATTGAATTCGGGTTGGCATTTACTAGGGCGTTTACACTTGATTGAACGCGAATTTAATCGCTTGAAAGCCAGTGATACTCTTTGGAATAACGGTAAAGGCTCGATTGGCTTTTCAGATTACACCCAACAAGAAGCCGAAGGCATCACTAACAATGACTGGTTACTTATCGCATTAAGCTACGTTGCTGAAAGGAATATGACGCAATACTTAGATATGTGGGGATTCAGTTTCAGTGATAAAGCGAAGCAACAAGTCACAGCGCTTAGCCTAAGTAACATGCCTTTGACATATTTTGCATCATCTAATCAAGGCTATTGCTTAGATGAATTTGCTAAGACGCCGTTAGATGTTGACGGCACGACCGCTTGGCCGCTTTAA
- a CDS encoding carbohydrate-binding protein yields the protein MAIQLTSNVTGTLAEEAGNKVTVPNQDQSQNGTDNPIILGDGNHNAIRAGKGDDIVKAKDGDDFIASGRGSDAIFAGDGNDVVESWNHTINAKDEAGTLSIPQSVRDKDSDIISNIDDVIVAGSGNDYVEGGGNNDVIYGDRGAKVAGDNLITNSTFQVDQGDTNAGGPGLGGSWGTYSSLNGWEADNDNDGVDGTPEGLMEVQFQSVGGAPAGDHPTSNVLELDSHNHNGIGSDQTNTTASTVFTVEPDAIGRGGTFQLTFEYANRHKGSETDTSPFQVLVDGEVVAEFDNNGTGNEHQWYTAKLNVDLMPGDHTLSFRATETDTSEDTYGALIANVEMYQYEANDFLVGDGTPRDTNGNWDETSVSGDDLIRGGKGDDIIIGDNFNPLYYDEQQGEFFLDFDNTYSDDEDNSVVLDSETNLSAYGPDGSEADVSVSNGGVSSGGSGYGVTGVAESGVSAQIGLSYNQDGTTNGSEMLSVSLDEHTMAAKVGISNLYLNEGGSGVHETGHWAAYREGILVAEGDFTANDLVKDDFSESTSNNNGFLIISPVDTGFKAFDEVQFTAVGEAFDKNSNNTADDSSDYFITSIDSLELSGDGTDYLVGGHGNDVILGGHNSNGSLILNDDGTYSLNDYSGTLSITLESSEAGYNNSYGYYTVDDQGGVNIDVVWGDVHAALDNAGQEKPSFEVSVDDSIETLGFFIVPDGGDKGVTDGSSLSFNIEDLQANSVTQTDDAQSLAVVAGENLQSVVFNLQSDTPPGYSGVAGEGNQHFNDNPGSGDSDFDDVVTTVGLEADVETLLGGKGDDWLDGGADNDLIKGGKGDDTLIGGSGDDVLKGGKGDDVLAGGEGEDTLKGGKGDDIIDGGEGSDIIKAGAGNDTVIYDANDTLIHGGKGFDVLVANDPDGVDIDMSKSSNINGFEAVIGGDSANDKLTISLGKTFNQNHDLDGNKAKNDDQVAEFFALGIEEIDASHLQGFQYQAATPVTLDQDMQDKLGLDGSEIITAYSFTKGGKEVIIYTDASFDGDFTGVNEV from the coding sequence ATGGCTATTCAATTAACAAGCAATGTAACAGGGACATTAGCCGAAGAAGCCGGGAATAAGGTTACGGTTCCAAATCAAGACCAATCCCAGAACGGTACAGATAATCCTATTATTCTTGGTGATGGCAATCATAATGCCATTAGAGCAGGGAAAGGAGATGATATTGTCAAAGCTAAAGACGGTGATGATTTTATCGCTTCTGGCCGTGGTTCAGATGCGATATTCGCCGGTGATGGCAACGATGTTGTTGAATCTTGGAATCACACCATTAACGCAAAAGACGAAGCTGGCACACTCAGCATACCTCAATCAGTTCGAGATAAAGACTCTGATATTATTAGTAATATCGATGATGTGATAGTCGCAGGCTCCGGTAATGATTACGTTGAAGGCGGTGGTAATAACGATGTTATCTATGGGGACAGAGGAGCTAAAGTCGCTGGGGACAACCTCATCACCAATAGTACCTTCCAAGTAGACCAGGGAGACACCAATGCGGGCGGCCCTGGGTTAGGTGGAAGTTGGGGGACCTACTCTTCACTCAATGGCTGGGAAGCAGACAACGACAATGATGGCGTCGATGGCACCCCCGAAGGGTTAATGGAAGTTCAATTCCAAAGTGTTGGCGGCGCTCCAGCTGGCGACCACCCTACAAGCAATGTACTTGAGCTTGATTCTCACAATCACAATGGTATTGGTAGCGACCAAACGAATACGACGGCTTCTACCGTTTTCACTGTTGAACCCGACGCAATTGGCCGTGGCGGTACATTCCAGTTAACTTTTGAATACGCGAATAGACATAAAGGCAGTGAAACTGATACTAGCCCTTTTCAAGTTCTGGTTGATGGTGAAGTTGTGGCAGAATTCGATAACAACGGAACCGGTAATGAACATCAATGGTATACCGCAAAACTCAACGTCGATCTGATGCCCGGAGATCACACCCTTTCTTTCAGAGCGACAGAAACAGACACTAGCGAAGATACGTACGGTGCTCTCATCGCCAATGTTGAAATGTATCAATACGAGGCTAACGACTTCTTAGTTGGTGATGGTACACCTCGTGACACAAATGGTAATTGGGATGAAACTTCCGTTTCTGGAGACGACTTGATTCGTGGAGGTAAAGGCGACGACATCATTATTGGTGATAACTTTAACCCTCTTTATTACGACGAGCAGCAAGGCGAATTCTTCCTCGATTTTGATAACACCTATAGTGATGACGAAGACAACTCCGTGGTACTAGACAGCGAAACAAACCTTTCAGCTTATGGCCCAGATGGCAGCGAAGCTGATGTCTCCGTATCTAATGGAGGAGTGAGTTCTGGAGGCTCAGGTTATGGTGTAACTGGCGTCGCTGAAAGTGGTGTCAGTGCTCAAATAGGGCTCTCATATAATCAAGACGGAACAACAAACGGCTCTGAAATGTTGTCTGTATCCCTTGATGAACACACAATGGCAGCAAAAGTTGGCATCTCCAACTTGTATCTAAATGAAGGTGGTAGTGGAGTCCATGAAACAGGACATTGGGCCGCTTATCGTGAAGGTATCCTTGTTGCTGAAGGCGACTTTACAGCTAACGACTTAGTGAAAGATGACTTTTCTGAAAGTACATCGAATAATAACGGTTTTCTTATAATTTCACCTGTAGATACAGGTTTTAAAGCATTTGATGAAGTCCAATTCACGGCTGTCGGTGAAGCTTTCGATAAAAATAGTAACAACACCGCTGACGATTCCAGTGATTACTTTATTACCTCTATCGACTCTTTAGAACTAAGTGGCGATGGTACCGATTACCTCGTTGGTGGTCACGGTAATGATGTAATTTTGGGTGGTCACAATAGCAATGGCTCACTCATCTTAAATGATGACGGTACTTATTCACTCAACGACTACTCAGGAACTCTCTCAATCACTTTGGAAAGCTCAGAGGCTGGCTACAATAACTCATACGGTTATTATACTGTCGATGACCAAGGCGGTGTAAATATCGATGTTGTGTGGGGAGATGTTCACGCAGCATTAGATAATGCCGGTCAAGAGAAACCGAGCTTTGAAGTCTCAGTCGACGACAGCATCGAAACGCTTGGTTTCTTTATTGTCCCAGATGGTGGTGATAAAGGCGTGACCGACGGCAGTAGTCTTTCTTTTAACATTGAAGATCTCCAAGCTAATTCTGTAACACAAACAGACGACGCCCAAAGCCTCGCTGTTGTAGCCGGTGAAAACCTTCAATCTGTTGTTTTCAACCTACAGTCTGATACACCTCCAGGCTATAGCGGTGTTGCTGGTGAAGGTAATCAACACTTTAACGATAACCCTGGTAGTGGCGACAGTGATTTTGATGACGTTGTTACCACCGTAGGGCTAGAAGCTGATGTAGAAACACTACTCGGTGGTAAAGGTGATGACTGGTTAGACGGTGGCGCGGACAACGACCTGATTAAAGGCGGAAAAGGTGACGACACACTAATTGGTGGTAGTGGTGACGACGTCTTAAAAGGCGGAAAAGGTGATGATGTTCTTGCCGGTGGTGAAGGTGAAGATACCTTAAAAGGTGGTAAAGGCGATGACATTATTGATGGCGGAGAAGGCAGTGACATCATAAAAGCTGGCGCCGGTAATGATACCGTTATTTATGACGCTAACGACACCTTGATACATGGTGGAAAAGGTTTTGATGTCCTTGTCGCCAATGACCCAGATGGTGTCGATATCGATATGTCGAAGAGTTCAAACATCAATGGGTTTGAAGCCGTCATAGGGGGAGATTCAGCTAATGACAAACTGACTATTTCTCTTGGTAAAACCTTCAATCAAAATCACGACCTTGACGGAAACAAAGCGAAAAATGACGACCAAGTGGCCGAGTTTTTCGCTTTAGGTATTGAAGAGATAGACGCAAGCCACCTTCAAGGCTTCCAATACCAAGCCGCCACACCAGTAACGCTAGACCAAGACATGCAAGATAAGCTAGGACTGGATGGGAGTGAAATTATTACCGCTTACAGCTTCACCAAAGGAGGCAAGGAAGTCATCATCTACACTGACGCATCCTTTGACGGTGATTTCACAGGGGTGAATGAGGTGTAG
- a CDS encoding HlyD family type I secretion periplasmic adaptor subunit, producing the protein MASINHDDKGIHFDDGRKLIFSTFKIQMFIWIVLVTTLGGFAAWAYLTPLSSAAIAPGVIIVESKRKPIQHLEGGIVESVHVSDGDHVQKGDLLITLSHTQARASLLRLKAQWQSDLARLNRLQSELASHQEIQFDMRLLSLNSDPNVSSLLDTQSKLFSKRQSLKSGESDVLQQKVEQSKLDLQGFQQRFLAGKRSLKYLEEQVQMHQDLLVSGNTSKSRLLDLQRERSQLQGDVADLKARIGRSKRIIAEAKLELINADYTYAKTLGEEIQDLERKLNETREAMVNAQDILTRVEIRAPQSGVVVGLNVVSENAIVPPGETLMELVPQNDELIVEALVKPEDIEALRIGLDTQVRLTAYSFRKTPPIRGKLVHISADRISDQATGSSAYLARVSLDKSELEALESISLYPGMPAEVMILLEQQTPLEYLLNPLSVSAYKAMREI; encoded by the coding sequence ATGGCTAGCATTAATCATGACGACAAAGGCATTCACTTTGACGATGGTAGAAAACTGATCTTTTCTACATTCAAAATACAGATGTTCATCTGGATAGTTCTTGTGACTACTCTAGGAGGCTTTGCCGCTTGGGCTTACTTAACTCCGCTGTCTTCTGCCGCCATCGCACCTGGCGTGATCATAGTAGAATCAAAGCGAAAACCCATTCAACATTTAGAAGGCGGGATTGTAGAAAGCGTTCATGTTTCTGACGGTGATCATGTTCAAAAAGGCGACCTGCTCATCACGTTAAGTCACACACAAGCCCGAGCTTCACTTCTCAGATTAAAAGCTCAATGGCAAAGTGATTTAGCTCGGCTGAACCGCCTACAGTCAGAGCTAGCTAGCCATCAAGAAATTCAATTCGACATGAGATTACTCTCTCTCAATTCCGACCCAAACGTATCAAGCCTGCTCGACACACAAAGTAAGCTTTTTAGTAAAAGACAGTCGTTAAAATCTGGTGAGTCCGATGTGTTACAACAAAAAGTGGAGCAATCAAAGCTCGACCTACAAGGGTTCCAACAGCGATTTTTAGCAGGAAAAAGAAGTCTGAAATATTTAGAAGAGCAAGTGCAAATGCACCAAGATTTACTGGTTTCAGGTAATACATCCAAATCTCGCCTATTAGATTTGCAGCGTGAGCGTTCTCAATTACAAGGCGATGTCGCCGATCTCAAGGCAAGAATTGGTCGTTCAAAGCGCATCATCGCCGAAGCGAAATTAGAACTGATCAACGCCGATTATACTTACGCTAAAACGCTCGGTGAAGAGATTCAAGACTTAGAACGAAAACTAAATGAAACCAGAGAAGCTATGGTCAACGCTCAAGATATTCTTACACGCGTGGAAATAAGAGCACCTCAAAGCGGTGTGGTCGTTGGACTTAATGTAGTGTCCGAAAATGCCATCGTTCCACCAGGCGAAACCTTAATGGAATTGGTTCCCCAAAATGACGAGTTGATTGTAGAGGCGTTAGTGAAGCCAGAAGATATTGAAGCCTTACGAATTGGCTTAGATACTCAAGTAAGGCTTACCGCATACAGTTTTCGTAAAACTCCACCGATTCGTGGAAAATTAGTCCATATTTCGGCTGACCGCATTAGCGATCAAGCCACAGGTTCTTCTGCTTACCTAGCCAGAGTATCGTTAGATAAATCAGAGCTAGAGGCATTAGAAAGTATCTCATTGTATCCGGGCATGCCCGCCGAGGTGATGATCTTACTAGAACAGCAAACACCTCTAGAGTACCTACTCAACCCACTATCCGTTAGTGCCTATAAAGCAATGAGAGAAATTTAA